A single window of Aphidius gifuensis isolate YNYX2018 linkage group LG1, ASM1490517v1, whole genome shotgun sequence DNA harbors:
- the LOC122860880 gene encoding uncharacterized protein LOC122860880: MFCKRLLGILLMYLIILGKNVGISEWVELPEFSDDKKIYRGSFGKYDRDKLLDEGYINARLYAFPNYTNNHFNVKDISTVENNFKIDKTTVSDILLTTIINDIYDNKNNTTTKVSSNISNDDDDDDGTVVTEENDDHEIDTEVVDTSEETINTGDKFSSYNSSNLEEIPASILKIISSIKKDNIPPVKTEKKQASFWDYLPIEFFKKIHKNLMMYQSRSVDGKYEALKTFESSLLTEIESRLAPIVNPVRKKRGSEWDEGNSQVGFPSLEGALMAISFLTFAVYLIQLVMTLFRYLAANNQPVAQPATFVVNRNKRSPIDLPDESLRILEYLDNISNHN, translated from the exons ATGTTTTGCAAAAGATTACTTGGAATATTGTTGATGTATCTGATAATACTTGGTAAAAATGTTGGAATAAGTGAATGGGTTGAACTACCTGAATTttctgatgataaaaaaatatacagaggATCATTTGGTAAATATGATCGTGATAAATTACTTGATGAAGGATACATCAATGCAAGATTATATGCATTTCCAAATTAcacaaataatcattttaatgtCAAGGATATTTCTactgttgaaaataattttaaaattgataaaacaactGTTTCTGATATCTTGTTGACGACAATTATCAATGATATCTatgacaacaaaaataatacaactacAAAAGTATCAAGTAACATTTCAaacgacgatgatgatgatgatggtactGTTGTTACTGAAGAAAATGATGATCATGAAATTGATACAGAAGTTGTTGATACAAGTGAAGAAACAATTAATACTggtgataaattttcatcatataaTTCTTCAAATTTAGAAGAAATTCCAgcttcaatattaaaaataatttcaagtataaaaaaagataatataccACCtgtaaaaacagaaaaaaaacaagcatcATTTTGGGATTATCTTCcaattgagttttttaaaaaaatacataaaaatctTATGATGTATCAGTCAAGATCTGTTGATGGAAAATATGAAgcattaaaaacatttgaaaGTTCACTATTAACTGAAATTG aaTCAAGACTTGCACCAATTGTTAATccagttagaaaaaaaagaggatcTGAATGGGATGAAGGTAATAGCCAAGTTGGTTTTCCATCACTGGAAGGTGCTCTAATGGctatatcatttttaacatttgcTGTTTATCTTATCCAATTAGTTATG acattatttagatatctTGCAGCAAATAATCAACCAGTAGCTCAACCAGCTACATTTGTtgttaatagaaataaaagatCACCAATTGATTTACCAGATGAATCTCTAAGAATACTTGAATATCttgataatatatcaaatcataat
- the LOC122854824 gene encoding serine/threonine-protein kinase D3 isoform X1: MAMGGEVTFLFQLGLTRDTISTDPSTLTLKTLKDLACEFINNKFPDHGLNHLRDRLLLFKHDKNTTNILQLIANTTEVIDETLIEIVISPAIPNTEEVVVRPHGLVVHSYKVPTFCDYCGEMLFGLVRQGLKCEGCGLNYHKRCVIKVPNDCRQDINNRRSSSILPNLQKHPANNQQKSNDDTKLFGTNLTVGQSNSAQQNLKINISSKNSQSPLLGGRPVWIEKEIANRVKIPHTFVVHTYTRPTVCSYCKKLLKGLFKQGHQCKDCHYNAHKKCIDMIPKDCIGNEYPDSDVSNEQDGRKCIKYQEGDSDADIDSLPRDNEINLYENQISVSYDSPGSRNYIPPEVTQRNVDYSSDSSMTPNIPLMRIAQSVKNTKRRGGSKYLKEGWMVHFTNRDSTRKRHFWRLDCKSIVLYQSNTGTNYFKEILLTDILSINTLKTNIPHDVTHCFEFKTTTNVHYYVGHDPLRKNPKIMLPPSESGVGGHLARSWETSIRHALMPVTNEPSPNDVLSNEPEENITDISKIYKIFADEILGSGQFGIVYAGAHRKTLRPVAVKVIDKSRFPTKQEAQLRNEVSILENLSHGGVVNLERTFDRPDRVFVVMEKMKGDMLEMILQSECGRLTERVAKFLITQIFVALKHLHSKNIVHCDLKPENVLLSSDIDFPQVKLCDFGYARIIGEKSFRRSVVGTPAYLAPEVLKNKGYNRSLDMWSVGVIVYVSLSGTFPFNEEEDINQQIHNAAFMYPPNPWKEISDNAIDLINNLLQVIQSKRFTADKSLQHIWMQDYETWCDLRKLEDKIGYRYLTHESDDARWEEYARQLA, from the exons atggCGATGGGTGGTGAAGTGACATTTCTTTTTCAACTTGGATTAACAAGAGATACAATAAGTACTGATCCAAGTACATTGACATTAAAAACTCTTAAAGATTTAGCATgtgaatttataaacaataaatttccTGATCATGGCTTGAATCATCTTCGTGATAGATTACTACTTTttaaacatgataaaaatacaacaaatataCTTCAACTTATTGCAAATACAACTGAAGTTATTGATGAGACACTTATTGAAATAGTCATATCAC CAGCAATACCAAATACTGAGGAAGTTGTTGTACGTCCTCATGGACTTGTTGTACATTCATACAAAGTACCAACATTTTGTGATTATTGTGGTGAAATGTTATTTGGTTTAGTACGTCAAGGATTAAAATGTGAAGGTTGTGGtcttaattatcataaaagaTGTGTCATCAAAGTACCAAATGATTGTCGTCAAGATATTAATAATCGTCGTAGCAGTTCAATACTaccaaatttacaaaaacatccagcaaataatcaacaaaaatcaaatgatgatacaaaattatttggtaCAAATTTAACAGTTGGCCAGAGCAACAGTGctcag caaaacttaaaaataaatatatcatcaaaaaattcacaatCACCATTACTTGGTGGTCGTCCAGTATggattgaaaaagaaatagcAAATCGTGTTAAAATACCTCATACATTTGTTGTACATACATATACACGTCCAACAGTATGCagttattgtaaaaaattattaaaaggaTTATTTAAACAAGGACATCAATGTAAAGATTGTCATTATAATGcacataaaaaatgtattgataTGATACCCAAGGATTGTATTG gaAATGAATATCCAGATAGTGATGTTAGTAATGAACAAGATGGTAgaaaatgtattaaatatcAAGAGGGTGATAGTGATGCTGATATTGATAGTTTACCAAGagataatgaaattaatttatatgaaaatcaaATAAGTGTTAGTTATGAT tCACCAGGATCAAGAAATTATATTCCACCAGAAGTTACTCAACGAAACGTTGATTATag TTCTGACTCTAGTATGACTCCAAATATTCCACTAATGAGAATAGCACAAAgtgttaaaaatacaaaacgtcGTGGTGGTTCAAAATACTTGAAAGAAGGCTGGATGGTACATTTTACAAATCGTGATTCAACAAGAAAACGTCATTTTTGGCGTCTTGATTGTAAATCAATTGTTCTTTATCAAAGTAATACAggaacaaattattttaaagaaatattattaacagatatattatcaataaatacattaaaaacaaatataccaCATGATGTAACacattgttttgaatttaaaacaacaacaaatgtaCATTATTATGTTGGACATGATCCATTACgtaaaaatccaaaaataatGTTACCACCATCAGAATCTGGTGTTGGTGGACATCTTGCTAGATCATGGGAAACAAGTATACGTCATGCATTAATGCCTGTTACAAATGAACCATCACCAAATGatgtattatcaaatgaaccagaagaaaatataacagatatatcaaaaatatataaaatatttgctgATGAAATACTTGGTTCTGGACAATTTGGTATTGTATATGCTGGTGCACATCGTAAAACATTACGTCCAGTTGCTGTTAaagttattgataaatcaCGTTTTCCAACAAAACAAGAAGCACAATTACGTAATGAAGTAtcaatacttgaaaatttatcacatGGTGGTGTTGTTAATCTTGAACGTACATTTGATCGTCCAGATCGTGTATTTGTTGTTATGGAAAAAATGAAAGGTGATATGTTAGAAATGATATTACAATCAGAATGTGGTAGACTAACTGAAAGAgttgcaaaatttttaataacacaaatatttgttgcattaaaacatttacatagtaaaaatattgtacatTGTGATTTAAAACCagaaaatgtattattaagtAGTGATATTGATTTTCCACAAGTTAAATTATGTGATTTTGGATATGCTAGAATTATTGGTGAAAAAAGTTTTCGACGTAGTGTTGTTGGTACACCAGCATATTTAGCACcagaagttttaaaaaataaaggttACAATAGATCATTAGATATGTGGAGTGTTGGTGTTATTGTTTATGTATCATTAAGTGGTACATTTCCATTtaatgaagaagaagatattaatcaacaaattcaTAATGCTGCATTTATGTATCCACCAAATCCATGGAAAGAAATATCTGATAATGCTATTGatcttattaataatttattacaagttaTACAAAGTAAAAGATTTACTGCTGATAAAAGTTTACAACATATTTGGATGCAAGATTATGAAACATGGTGTGATTTACGTAAACTTGAAGATAAAATTGGTTATCGTTATTTAACACATGAAAGTGATGATGCACGTTGGGAAGAATATGCACGTCAGCTGGCCTGA
- the LOC122854824 gene encoding serine/threonine-protein kinase D3 isoform X2 translates to MAMGGEVTFLFQLGLTRDTISTDPSTLTLKTLKDLACEFINNKFPDHGLNHLRDRLLLFKHDKNTTNILQLIANTTEVIDETLIEIVISPIPNTEEVVVRPHGLVVHSYKVPTFCDYCGEMLFGLVRQGLKCEGCGLNYHKRCVIKVPNDCRQDINNRRSSSILPNLQKHPANNQQKSNDDTKLFGTNLTVGQSNSAQQNLKINISSKNSQSPLLGGRPVWIEKEIANRVKIPHTFVVHTYTRPTVCSYCKKLLKGLFKQGHQCKDCHYNAHKKCIDMIPKDCIGNEYPDSDVSNEQDGRKCIKYQEGDSDADIDSLPRDNEINLYENQISVSYDSPGSRNYIPPEVTQRNVDYSSDSSMTPNIPLMRIAQSVKNTKRRGGSKYLKEGWMVHFTNRDSTRKRHFWRLDCKSIVLYQSNTGTNYFKEILLTDILSINTLKTNIPHDVTHCFEFKTTTNVHYYVGHDPLRKNPKIMLPPSESGVGGHLARSWETSIRHALMPVTNEPSPNDVLSNEPEENITDISKIYKIFADEILGSGQFGIVYAGAHRKTLRPVAVKVIDKSRFPTKQEAQLRNEVSILENLSHGGVVNLERTFDRPDRVFVVMEKMKGDMLEMILQSECGRLTERVAKFLITQIFVALKHLHSKNIVHCDLKPENVLLSSDIDFPQVKLCDFGYARIIGEKSFRRSVVGTPAYLAPEVLKNKGYNRSLDMWSVGVIVYVSLSGTFPFNEEEDINQQIHNAAFMYPPNPWKEISDNAIDLINNLLQVIQSKRFTADKSLQHIWMQDYETWCDLRKLEDKIGYRYLTHESDDARWEEYARQLA, encoded by the exons atggCGATGGGTGGTGAAGTGACATTTCTTTTTCAACTTGGATTAACAAGAGATACAATAAGTACTGATCCAAGTACATTGACATTAAAAACTCTTAAAGATTTAGCATgtgaatttataaacaataaatttccTGATCATGGCTTGAATCATCTTCGTGATAGATTACTACTTTttaaacatgataaaaatacaacaaatataCTTCAACTTATTGCAAATACAACTGAAGTTATTGATGAGACACTTATTGAAATAGTCATATCAC CAATACCAAATACTGAGGAAGTTGTTGTACGTCCTCATGGACTTGTTGTACATTCATACAAAGTACCAACATTTTGTGATTATTGTGGTGAAATGTTATTTGGTTTAGTACGTCAAGGATTAAAATGTGAAGGTTGTGGtcttaattatcataaaagaTGTGTCATCAAAGTACCAAATGATTGTCGTCAAGATATTAATAATCGTCGTAGCAGTTCAATACTaccaaatttacaaaaacatccagcaaataatcaacaaaaatcaaatgatgatacaaaattatttggtaCAAATTTAACAGTTGGCCAGAGCAACAGTGctcag caaaacttaaaaataaatatatcatcaaaaaattcacaatCACCATTACTTGGTGGTCGTCCAGTATggattgaaaaagaaatagcAAATCGTGTTAAAATACCTCATACATTTGTTGTACATACATATACACGTCCAACAGTATGCagttattgtaaaaaattattaaaaggaTTATTTAAACAAGGACATCAATGTAAAGATTGTCATTATAATGcacataaaaaatgtattgataTGATACCCAAGGATTGTATTG gaAATGAATATCCAGATAGTGATGTTAGTAATGAACAAGATGGTAgaaaatgtattaaatatcAAGAGGGTGATAGTGATGCTGATATTGATAGTTTACCAAGagataatgaaattaatttatatgaaaatcaaATAAGTGTTAGTTATGAT tCACCAGGATCAAGAAATTATATTCCACCAGAAGTTACTCAACGAAACGTTGATTATag TTCTGACTCTAGTATGACTCCAAATATTCCACTAATGAGAATAGCACAAAgtgttaaaaatacaaaacgtcGTGGTGGTTCAAAATACTTGAAAGAAGGCTGGATGGTACATTTTACAAATCGTGATTCAACAAGAAAACGTCATTTTTGGCGTCTTGATTGTAAATCAATTGTTCTTTATCAAAGTAATACAggaacaaattattttaaagaaatattattaacagatatattatcaataaatacattaaaaacaaatataccaCATGATGTAACacattgttttgaatttaaaacaacaacaaatgtaCATTATTATGTTGGACATGATCCATTACgtaaaaatccaaaaataatGTTACCACCATCAGAATCTGGTGTTGGTGGACATCTTGCTAGATCATGGGAAACAAGTATACGTCATGCATTAATGCCTGTTACAAATGAACCATCACCAAATGatgtattatcaaatgaaccagaagaaaatataacagatatatcaaaaatatataaaatatttgctgATGAAATACTTGGTTCTGGACAATTTGGTATTGTATATGCTGGTGCACATCGTAAAACATTACGTCCAGTTGCTGTTAaagttattgataaatcaCGTTTTCCAACAAAACAAGAAGCACAATTACGTAATGAAGTAtcaatacttgaaaatttatcacatGGTGGTGTTGTTAATCTTGAACGTACATTTGATCGTCCAGATCGTGTATTTGTTGTTATGGAAAAAATGAAAGGTGATATGTTAGAAATGATATTACAATCAGAATGTGGTAGACTAACTGAAAGAgttgcaaaatttttaataacacaaatatttgttgcattaaaacatttacatagtaaaaatattgtacatTGTGATTTAAAACCagaaaatgtattattaagtAGTGATATTGATTTTCCACAAGTTAAATTATGTGATTTTGGATATGCTAGAATTATTGGTGAAAAAAGTTTTCGACGTAGTGTTGTTGGTACACCAGCATATTTAGCACcagaagttttaaaaaataaaggttACAATAGATCATTAGATATGTGGAGTGTTGGTGTTATTGTTTATGTATCATTAAGTGGTACATTTCCATTtaatgaagaagaagatattaatcaacaaattcaTAATGCTGCATTTATGTATCCACCAAATCCATGGAAAGAAATATCTGATAATGCTATTGatcttattaataatttattacaagttaTACAAAGTAAAAGATTTACTGCTGATAAAAGTTTACAACATATTTGGATGCAAGATTATGAAACATGGTGTGATTTACGTAAACTTGAAGATAAAATTGGTTATCGTTATTTAACACATGAAAGTGATGATGCACGTTGGGAAGAATATGCACGTCAGCTGGCCTGA